The region GCTCTGAAAGATAATCCTTGTTTAGCAAATACCCTTTACCAAGCAGGGCCTGTGCGGCCTTAAGGTTTTCGGTGGTTAAGGAATAATTCTTCCGGCTCATCCCATACTCTTTTTCTGAGGCTATTAATTGTGCTTGGGCATCCAACCATTCTTTATTTTTTTGATTTTGCAATTTTCGCAAATTCTCGCGTTCAATTTGTTCCTGTAATTTCAATTGTGAAACTTCTTTAGACGTCGTCAAAGCCCGGGTTACCGGAATTCTGACGGATAAGGAAATGTAACTGTTTCCATGCCAATGGTTCCTGTCGCTCAGATTGAAGTCGTTGCCATAAAAGTTTGTCCCATAAAATCCGCTCAGCGAAAGGGTAGGAGCATATTTCAGACTGGCCGATGTTATCCGGCTTTCAGCTAAAGCTATCACTTCGGCCTGCCGGGCCAGGCTAAGTCCGCCGGTTAATGAATCGCTAGCAATGTTTCCCGCTAGTGAATGATCCATCTTTGCATATAAAGCGGCAATATCTTCCGAAAGGTGCAATTCTGCCGTATTCTTATCTGAAACCTCTGCTCCCAGTAAATAGAGCAAGTTAGCTTTTACTGAAAATAATACCTTTTCTGCATTCAAAAATTGAGTCAATGATGTGTTATACGCAATTATAGCATTATTTTTATCCTGCAGGGATATTTTTTCTTTAAAGTAAAGTTCTGTAGCCTCTGCCAGGGATTGTTGGTAATAGACAGTGTCGGTTTTCAGGGATTCAAGCTGATCCTGTGAAATGACGCATTCGGCATAGGCCCGGGCTATATTTGCCCGGATATCGGTCTCGGAAATCTGTGTATCGTAACGGTTGATGTTGTTCTGTTGCTTTTGCTCTGAGGTTTGCCTGTGCATAGCCGGGTTGAAAATATCGTACGAAAGGTTTACCCCTGCCCCTGAATTCCAATCAGTATTAAACTTCATATAAAGCATTTGACTTGGATCAGCACCTTGATTCATCATCGATGCCGGAATAGGAGTAGATGGGATAATAATATTACGCCGGTAATCATTTGAGAGGTAAATGTCGGGTATCTTACTGCGTTGGACCTTTGAAAGTTCCTGTTCATCCTTTTGTTGCATCAGCCTTTTAACTGCCAGCTCCGGGGAATTATTCAACGAATAGGCAATGGCTTCATCGAGAGTCAGATGATCCAAATTGAGCGTGCTAACAGGCTTCTGGGCTGCAATAGGCCATAATATCCCCGGGAATAAAATAAGCAGCGTGGTGTACAATATTTTGTTTTTCATAGTAGCCATTATTTTATCTGAATACGGATG is a window of Bacteroidota bacterium DNA encoding:
- a CDS encoding TolC family protein is translated as MKNKILYTTLLILFPGILWPIAAQKPVSTLNLDHLTLDEAIAYSLNNSPELAVKRLMQQKDEQELSKVQRSKIPDIYLSNDYRRNIIIPSTPIPASMMNQGADPSQMLYMKFNTDWNSGAGVNLSYDIFNPAMHRQTSEQKQQNNINRYDTQISETDIRANIARAYAECVISQDQLESLKTDTVYYQQSLAEATELYFKEKISLQDKNNAIIAYNTSLTQFLNAEKVLFSVKANLLYLLGAEVSDKNTAELHLSEDIAALYAKMDHSLAGNIASDSLTGGLSLARQAEVIALAESRITSASLKYAPTLSLSGFYGTNFYGNDFNLSDRNHWHGNSYISLSVRIPVTRALTTSKEVSQLKLQEQIERENLRKLQNQKNKEWLDAQAQLIASEKEYGMSRKNYSLTTENLKAAQALLGKGYLLNKDYLSEQVKCRNAYQNVLQSAYNVFINVINLQKIIAE